Proteins encoded by one window of Brevibacterium atlanticum:
- a CDS encoding metal-sensitive transcriptional regulator — protein MTEHHGYTPQKDALARRMKRIEGQVRGIGKMIDDDKYCIDILTQISAATAALHAVSINLLEEHIAHCVVDAASSGDDEAARKKIEEASAAIARLVKS, from the coding sequence ATGACTGAGCATCATGGATATACCCCGCAGAAGGACGCTCTCGCGCGGAGGATGAAGCGGATCGAAGGTCAGGTCCGCGGCATCGGGAAGATGATCGATGACGACAAGTACTGCATCGACATCCTCACCCAGATCTCCGCCGCGACAGCCGCGCTGCACGCGGTCTCCATCAACCTCCTTGAAGAGCACATCGCTCACTGCGTGGTCGACGCCGCCTCATCCGGCGACGACGAAGCCGCGCGGAAGAAGATCGAGGAGGCATCAGCCGCCATCGCCCGACTCGTCAAGAGCTGA
- a CDS encoding heavy-metal-associated domain-containing protein → MTTTTITVSGMTCGHCEAAVKEELGALGGVTDVAVDLNPGGESPVTITSAAGLDDAAIRAAVDEAGYEVK, encoded by the coding sequence ATGACCACCACAACCATCACCGTTTCGGGTATGACCTGCGGACACTGCGAAGCCGCGGTCAAGGAGGAGCTCGGCGCGCTGGGCGGCGTCACCGACGTCGCCGTCGATCTCAACCCCGGGGGCGAGTCCCCGGTGACGATCACCTCGGCGGCCGGACTCGATGATGCGGCGATCCGTGCCGCCGTCGACGAGGCCGGCTACGAGGTGAAGTGA
- a CDS encoding heavy metal translocating P-type ATPase: MSREVDLDITGMTCASCSARIEKKLSRLDGVTAEVNLPLETAHVVIDSDLGDDDITATVAKAGYGATVRERSGAGGGGVSGGSDGSGSASGSDDSGGSGGSGPEVVDYDPRHLRPRFVGSLILAVPIVAISMVMSWHFAGWQWVAAVLALPVVTWGAWPFHTAAFKAARGGSTTMDTLVSVGIIVASGYSYVTLGRALAEGYGWNVPEHFHVWFEAAAAITVFLLIGKLTEDRATTRATAALKALLDLGAKSATVLRDGDTRTEVEVPIDRLRVGDVFLVRPGEKIATDGDVLTGHSAVDESMLTGESVPVEVAPGDSVTGATINTSGVLEVRATRVGADTTLAAMADLVSRAQTGKPAVQRLADRISAVFVPIVFGIAVLTLLIWGLATGEWAMGLHAALTVLIIACPCALGLATPTARAVSSGRGSQLGILVSGPEALESTRSIDTVVLDKTGTLTTGVMSLTGTELSARDFATLAQLESRSEHPIARAIVDAAPVDLGAGADLVASAGLGTGEPDDPVRYDASDPAASATASESSALPSSEGISLTDFENIPGGGLRATIDGAEVLAGRPDLLRERGITVDCATESVPRGATIIALAIDGEFRGLSFVADEARPSGADAIAELHSLGLDTVLLTGDNAQAAEVVAESLGIDEVRADVRPDGKVSAIAELQQRGRAVAMVGDGINDAAALAGADLGIAMGSGTDAAMAASDITMVKSDPRQIPQAIRLSRRTLGLIKGNLFWAFAYNTAAIPLAAFGLLNPMIAGAAMAFSSVFVVLNSLRLLRFE, from the coding sequence ATGTCGCGCGAGGTCGATCTCGACATCACGGGAATGACCTGCGCGTCCTGCTCGGCGCGGATCGAGAAGAAGCTCTCCCGGCTCGACGGCGTCACCGCTGAGGTCAACCTGCCGCTCGAGACCGCGCACGTGGTCATCGACTCCGATCTGGGCGACGACGACATCACGGCGACCGTCGCGAAGGCCGGATACGGGGCGACGGTGCGGGAGCGTTCCGGAGCCGGCGGCGGGGGAGTTTCGGGCGGATCCGACGGTTCGGGCAGTGCGAGTGGTTCGGATGATTCCGGCGGTTCGGGTGGCTCCGGGCCGGAGGTCGTCGACTACGATCCCCGCCACCTGCGTCCTCGCTTCGTCGGTTCGCTCATCCTGGCCGTGCCGATCGTGGCGATCTCCATGGTCATGAGCTGGCACTTCGCCGGCTGGCAGTGGGTCGCCGCCGTCCTCGCCCTACCCGTCGTCACGTGGGGCGCCTGGCCGTTCCACACGGCGGCGTTCAAGGCCGCGCGCGGCGGATCGACGACGATGGACACCCTGGTCAGCGTCGGCATCATCGTCGCCAGCGGCTACTCCTATGTCACACTCGGCCGTGCGCTGGCCGAGGGCTACGGCTGGAACGTGCCCGAGCACTTTCACGTGTGGTTCGAAGCCGCCGCGGCGATCACGGTGTTCCTGCTCATCGGCAAGCTCACCGAGGACCGCGCGACGACCCGGGCGACGGCCGCTCTCAAGGCGCTGCTCGACCTCGGTGCGAAGTCCGCTACGGTGCTGCGCGACGGCGACACCCGCACCGAGGTGGAGGTGCCGATCGACCGGCTTCGCGTCGGGGATGTCTTCCTCGTCCGACCCGGCGAGAAGATCGCCACCGACGGGGACGTGCTGACCGGACATTCGGCCGTCGACGAATCGATGCTCACCGGCGAATCCGTGCCCGTCGAGGTCGCTCCGGGCGACAGCGTCACCGGCGCCACGATCAACACCTCGGGAGTCCTCGAGGTCCGGGCCACACGGGTGGGTGCGGACACGACGCTGGCAGCCATGGCCGACCTCGTCAGCCGCGCCCAGACCGGGAAGCCGGCGGTGCAGCGTCTGGCCGATCGGATCTCTGCCGTGTTCGTGCCGATCGTCTTCGGCATCGCCGTGCTCACCCTGCTGATCTGGGGGCTGGCCACCGGCGAGTGGGCGATGGGTCTGCATGCCGCACTCACGGTGCTCATCATCGCCTGCCCGTGTGCGCTGGGGCTGGCGACGCCGACCGCGCGGGCCGTGTCCTCGGGGCGCGGGTCGCAGTTGGGCATCCTCGTCTCCGGGCCGGAGGCGCTGGAGTCGACACGGTCGATCGACACCGTCGTGCTCGACAAGACCGGGACCCTGACCACCGGTGTCATGAGCCTGACCGGAACCGAACTATCGGCTCGGGACTTCGCGACGCTGGCGCAGCTGGAATCCCGCAGCGAGCATCCCATCGCCCGCGCGATCGTCGATGCGGCACCCGTTGATCTCGGTGCGGGGGCGGATCTCGTTGCGTCGGCGGGTCTCGGTACGGGGGAGCCGGATGATCCGGTACGTTACGATGCATCGGATCCGGCCGCCTCGGCGACGGCCTCCGAATCGTCGGCTCTTCCCTCGTCGGAGGGCATCTCTCTCACCGACTTCGAGAACATCCCCGGCGGCGGACTGCGTGCGACGATCGACGGCGCCGAGGTGCTCGCCGGTCGTCCGGACCTGCTGCGCGAGCGCGGCATCACGGTCGACTGCGCGACTGAGTCGGTTCCGCGCGGAGCCACGATCATCGCGCTGGCGATCGACGGAGAGTTCCGGGGGCTCAGCTTCGTCGCCGACGAGGCCAGACCGTCCGGGGCAGACGCCATCGCCGAGCTGCATTCACTCGGCCTCGACACGGTCCTGCTGACCGGAGACAACGCCCAAGCCGCCGAGGTGGTAGCCGAGTCACTCGGCATCGACGAGGTGCGTGCCGACGTCCGTCCTGACGGCAAGGTGTCCGCGATCGCCGAGCTCCAGCAGCGCGGTCGGGCCGTGGCGATGGTCGGCGACGGCATCAACGATGCCGCGGCCTTGGCCGGAGCCGACCTCGGCATTGCGATGGGCTCGGGCACGGATGCGGCGATGGCGGCCTCGGACATCACGATGGTGAAGTCCGATCCGCGGCAGATCCCGCAGGCCATCCGGCTCTCGCGCAGGACACTCGGGCTCATCAAGGGCAATCTGTTCTGGGCCTTCGCCTACAACACGGCGGCGATTCCGCTCGCGGCCTTCGGACTGCTCAATCCGATGATCGCGGGAGCCGCGATGGCGTTCTCGTCGGTGTTCGTCGTCCTCAACAGCCTCCGCCTGCTCCGCTTCGAGTAG
- a CDS encoding response regulator transcription factor: protein MHIVLVEDDEVIRETTQIGLERFDYTVSAFADGREGYEFVSANGADVLLLDLMLPTMNGASICRAVRERSTIPIIIISARSDAIDIVQALEAGADDYLTKPFDMQVLNARIRAVVRRFITTGTDKLGYSPAPEAADEHETVIGPGGMVTGDGIPEVLGASPGMDTRDRLRAQLESDDTYLGAGGKFTTGPEADDEEAIGGDTGVPPRPSGAPSVQSGSAEDDGLGPFRTRLGSLVLDTGRLTVEIDGEEVHLTPTELRVLLLLTEQPEHVYSREKIAFTVWGYEWAGDSRVVDVHIQRLRKKIGANMIETVRGFGYRFAG from the coding sequence ATGCATATTGTTCTGGTTGAAGATGACGAGGTCATCCGCGAAACGACCCAGATCGGGCTCGAACGCTTCGATTACACGGTCTCGGCCTTCGCCGACGGCCGCGAGGGGTACGAATTCGTCTCCGCCAACGGCGCCGACGTCCTGCTCCTCGACCTCATGCTGCCGACGATGAACGGCGCTTCCATCTGCCGTGCCGTGCGCGAACGCTCGACGATTCCGATCATCATCATCTCCGCCCGCTCCGACGCCATCGACATCGTCCAGGCCCTCGAAGCCGGCGCCGACGACTACCTGACCAAGCCTTTCGACATGCAGGTGCTCAACGCCCGCATCCGCGCCGTCGTCCGCCGCTTCATCACCACCGGCACCGACAAGCTCGGATACTCCCCCGCCCCCGAGGCGGCCGATGAGCACGAGACCGTGATCGGTCCCGGCGGCATGGTCACCGGCGACGGCATCCCCGAGGTCCTCGGTGCCAGCCCCGGGATGGACACGAGGGATCGACTGCGAGCGCAGCTCGAATCCGATGACACCTACCTCGGCGCGGGCGGGAAATTCACCACCGGCCCAGAGGCCGATGACGAAGAGGCCATCGGCGGTGACACCGGGGTTCCTCCGCGCCCGAGCGGGGCGCCGTCCGTGCAGTCGGGATCCGCCGAGGACGACGGACTCGGTCCGTTCCGCACCCGGCTGGGATCACTCGTCCTCGACACCGGACGGCTGACCGTCGAGATCGACGGCGAGGAAGTCCACCTCACCCCGACGGAGCTGCGGGTCCTCCTGCTGCTGACCGAACAGCCCGAGCACGTGTACTCCCGTGAGAAGATCGCGTTCACGGTCTGGGGGTACGAATGGGCCGGTGACTCCCGCGTCGTCGACGTCCACATCCAGCGCCTGCGGAAGAAGATCGGGGCGAACATGATCGAGACCGTGCGCGGATTCGGATACCGCTTCGCGGGCTGA
- a CDS encoding sensor histidine kinase: MSLRWKISLLIVASVIIAVLSCSIVLRQSAARAEDDRMRSTVTEQLTNATNIFSETGVLTLNARIDDPQLPKDARASALKGQSVTIRSKVNGEEIVWAAAPIEVGKYTQVISVRASTKDSQELIGRIDQALLVGMIGSALVVGGVGSIVAGRISRRLTLGAQAARKIAGGDTSTRIADVIDESDQEVWAFATAVDTAVARLTERIDSEQRFTADLAHEMRTPLTGLVNAANLLEEDSRPAELVKDRVQRMQILVEDLLEVSRLDAGRANPEFTRVDVDQAIRSLLVTMEASGALAGHSIDTHLAALNSTLVTDVRRFERIISNLLVNAIKHGGDPIRLETSTRSIIVTDSGSGYPPDIVNTGPTRFVSAGGGGMGLGLVIAQGQARLLGITLVFSNDPVTGGARTEAIFPDEDAQDRALEQYMESKTE; encoded by the coding sequence ATGTCGCTGCGTTGGAAGATCTCCCTGCTCATCGTCGCCTCGGTGATCATCGCCGTCCTCTCCTGCTCGATCGTGCTGCGCCAGTCCGCGGCCCGGGCCGAGGACGACCGCATGCGCTCGACGGTGACCGAACAGCTGACGAACGCGACGAACATCTTCTCCGAGACGGGCGTGCTCACCCTCAACGCCCGCATCGACGACCCGCAGCTGCCCAAGGATGCGCGCGCCTCGGCGCTCAAGGGCCAGTCCGTGACGATCCGGTCGAAGGTCAACGGCGAGGAGATCGTGTGGGCGGCCGCTCCCATCGAGGTCGGCAAGTACACCCAGGTGATCTCCGTGCGGGCCTCGACGAAGGACAGCCAGGAGCTCATCGGCCGCATCGACCAGGCTCTGCTGGTGGGCATGATCGGTTCGGCACTCGTCGTCGGCGGCGTCGGCTCGATCGTCGCCGGGCGCATCTCCCGGCGACTGACCCTGGGCGCTCAAGCCGCCCGCAAGATCGCCGGCGGTGACACGTCGACGCGCATCGCCGACGTCATCGACGAATCCGACCAGGAGGTCTGGGCCTTCGCCACCGCGGTGGACACGGCCGTGGCCAGGCTGACCGAGCGCATCGACTCCGAGCAGCGCTTCACCGCCGACCTCGCGCACGAGATGCGCACCCCACTGACCGGCCTGGTCAACGCGGCGAATCTGCTCGAAGAGGACTCCCGCCCGGCCGAGCTCGTCAAGGACCGGGTCCAGCGCATGCAGATCCTCGTCGAGGATCTCCTCGAGGTCTCCCGTCTCGACGCGGGACGGGCGAACCCCGAGTTCACCCGCGTCGACGTCGACCAGGCGATCCGGTCGCTGCTGGTCACGATGGAGGCCTCCGGGGCCCTGGCCGGGCACTCCATCGACACTCACCTGGCGGCCCTCAACTCGACCCTGGTCACCGATGTCCGCCGTTTCGAGCGCATCATCTCGAATCTGCTCGTCAACGCCATCAAGCACGGCGGCGACCCGATCCGCCTGGAGACGAGCACTCGCAGCATCATCGTCACCGACTCCGGCTCCGGATACCCGCCCGACATCGTCAACACCGGCCCGACCCGCTTCGTCTCCGCCGGCGGAGGCGGTATGGGCCTCGGCCTCGTCATCGCCCAGGGCCAGGCCCGCCTGCTCGGCATCACCCTGGTCTTCAGCAATGATCCCGTCACTGGCGGCGCCCGCACCGAGGCGATCTTCCCCGACGAAGACGCCCAGGACCGCGCCCTCGAACAGTACATGGAGAGCAAGACCGAATAA